GAAGTAGGTTAGAAGGCAAGTGCAGGCAAAGCCCTTGGTGGGAGTGTGCCCTATGTGTTCAGGAAACAGTGAAGAAGCCAGTCTGCAGGAGCAGGGTctttgtgcacatgtgtgagtatttttattggttaaattctttatatatatattttttgagacagggtcttactctgtcagccaagctggagtgcagtggcacaatcatagctcgctgcacctcgacctcccaggttcaagagatcctcctgcttcagcgcCTGGGAGTAGCTGaggctataggcatgcaccaccatgcctggctaatttttttgaattttagtagagaccaggtggtctcaaattcctaggctcaagcaatccttccacctcggaATTCCAAAGTTTCGGAACACCGTGGAACGCATAAGCTGCTGCTCCCAGCCTTGTTAGTTAAATTCTTAGTAGAGTTATGGGGTCAAAGGAATTGTTTGGATCCCTTTTGAAATTTTCTCACTTTGAAGCCCCAGGAGAGAAAAGCAGCCATTCTCTAAAAATGGTGAGCAAGTAAAACAAATCCCTAATTGCAGAAGTCCAAAGGGTGAAAAAATGGCAGTTTCCACGTAGTTCCAGAATCCCAGGCTGTGTTCAgtactcacgcctgtaatcttagcacttcaggaggccaaagtgatgtagcaggatgagccgcagacaaaactcctcagacaccggattaaagaaagaggttttttattcggccgggagcaTCGGCAGACTCATGTCTTAAGAACCGAGCtccttgaaaaagaaatacttggcctttttaaaggcttacaactttaaggggtccacgtgaaagggtcgtgataaactgagcaagcgtgggaaacgtgactggggccgacatgcatcagctaacagaacagaaagttttacaatgcttttttcatacagtgtctggaatttacagataacacaagtagtttaggccaggggttgatgttattattactttgtttaactcctagggccgggtggtggtgccaaggttgtctggctatttatcttacttttgtttctttctctcttttctcctgtcttgtgaactaggcaaggtgggggtaGGAAGGCAGCAGaatagtagtggtctccttccttagtgagaggatctcttgaggccaggagttcaagaccagcctgggcaacatagtgagacaccatcatgtgtggtggcatgtgcctgtagtcccacctgttcaggaggctgaggcaagaggattgcttgagtctggtaGTTCTGATGACAGTGGCGGCAGTCGAGTGGATGCTGTCATCATGCTGGCTGCAGTGGGGAGGCACGAGTCGGGCAGCAGAAGCGGCTCTGGGAGTGGCAGTGGTAGTAGTGAGTCCCCTGTTCCCTGCATCCCTGAGGCAGCCGACtgcaccacccccaccctcacaCAGCTGGGCAGGACCTGCTCTTAAGCCCAGACCctctgctgcagcctcaacctcgctCCCCGCCATATCCCAGAAGCCCACGAGCACCCTGCCAAAGGTGCAGCCGGGACTTGTAGGGCCAGCCCCAGGACCATCAGGCTTATTTGTGTGGGGTGGTCGGGGCTGCCGTGCCATCTGCACCTTGCCCGCTGCCACTGTGGGGAAAATGCAAAGAGGAGGTGCAGCTGGGCCGCATGCTCCACAGAGCTGGCAGGAACTGGAGACAAGTGGGAGCCCCACCCCTTCCAAGTGGTGGAGTGGGAGCTCCCTAGGCACAATTGCAAGCACCCAAGCCAGGGCTGCAACTCAGGTACCCTGTGCTCTTGGGAGCCAGGAGCAGGCAGAAGCCCCACCCTCctggctgcagctgcagctgtgggGCCAGGCACCTCTGCACTCTCGGGGGCCCAGGAAGGCCCCTTTCTGCTGCCACAGGCTCGGAAGTGCCTGATCCTGCTGTCTGGCTTTCCCCACTGTCAGCGCCTGATCTGATCATGGAGCAAAGTTGAGGCTGAACCTGGGTGCTGCTGCGGCTTGGCTGGGTGTGTGAATGCTCTGGGCAGTgctgacacaccagccccctgccaccttggccccctCCGGCCTTTGGGTGCCAACGAGCATGGGAGGGAAGCCAAGAGGGGCTGAGGGCAGCTCAGTGCTGGCCTGCAGGCACCCCTTGGCACaaacagcctgggtgccatgaaTGGTGGCAAGAGGCAGATGGGTCCCGGGTGAAGCCTGACCTTCAAGCCAGGgaaggcctgaagcctgggggctgggctgcgGGTCCCATGGATTGGAATGGGAAATTTTGATGCTTTTTCTGGcccacccatggctgcccatggaccaatagGCATgtacttcctcccctctgagggcCATAAAAAGCCCCTGACTCAGCCAGACCAGAAGAGACAATGGGACGACCAGCTGCAGGAAGGAGCtgccctctctgctgagagctggagaGACTCGGCAACCTGCCCACAGACAGGAGCCACTCTAGCCAGGGAAGCAAGCAGGCCAGCCAGCTCTTTCTTTTCCAGTACTCCTGGGCCCAGTGGGGTCTTCTCACTCAGTTACAATTTTTGATCTAAGAACGTTCACTTTCCAACTGATTGCAAAGTAAAGGTGACTGGCATGGTGTGGCCACGAGAGACGCAGCATAAGCTCAGAGGTGAACATCAGTGCCGGGACCATTTGGAGCAGGATGTAGTAACCACCAAATGGAGACCAAGGCCTTCTGGCTCGACCTAGAGCACGAATGTAGCAAAGCGAAGTCCTGCAGAAGAGCcatcctctctgctgagagctgaacactcatgGGGATACCCTGGCTGCGGAGAGGAGCTGCCCACtatgggtctcctctgagctgttccaTGACTCAGTAAAGCTCCTCTTTGTCTTGTTAACCCTCTACTTGTCTGTATGtacttcattcttcctggatgcaggacaagaactggGGACGTGCTGAATGGTggggctaaaagagctgtaacatgAAGAGGGCTGAACCATGCGTCTTGCTCGCCACATGgtggaagacaagaaggaaagaagagctgcagccctttggggagcccagaccCAGGAGCTCCCCAAGCTGGGGTTCTGACATCCTCTTTagggctctgcagttcctggtaTCTCCAAGCTTCCAAGCACCACCATGTTTCCTAGTGTCAGCTGTGGAAGCTACTTATGGTATACTTGGTCTAACTGCAGCCTTGCAGGAAACCAGCGCCCATGttggcacctggagctgcctgccccaccGCAGCCCACAtacctggctgtgcacagtggccagacTCCACACTCATTGGCTCACACACACCTCGCCGCCCCACTcgcccttggcaggtgtgggataCAGGTTGGTGGCATGAGCCGAGCACAGCCTGCAGGGATGAGTGGGCCCAATGGGCCTGAGCAAAACGGGCAAAGGCatcactggccacagaggtttccagctggcaaAGCAACACCCCAAAGGTCCGGTGACAGTTTGCGGCTGTGGTGAGCCAttattgcatcactgcacttcagcctgggcaacagagcaagatgctgtctcaaaagaatCTCAGCGAGTACAACAGGGAGATGTACTGAGCCTCAGACCACCGTCTCCCAAGGTGACTGCTTGGATGGGCTggcatgactgggaaggcctttGCCACTTTCCTATCTCCTGGATCCCATATCTAGTGGACGGGTGCCATCTTGCCTCTAGCCAGGGAAGCAAGCAGGCATGCCAGCTCTTTCCTTTCCAGTATTCCTGGGCCCACGGGGGTCTTCTCACTCAGTTACAATTTTTGATCTAAGAACATTCACTTTCCAACTGATCAGAAAGTAAAGGTGACTAACATGGTGTGGCTGTGAGAGATGCGGCGTAACCTCAGAGGTGAACATCAGTGCTGGGACCATTTGGAGCAGGATGTAGTAACCACCAAATGGACACCAAGGCCTTCTGGCTCGACCTAGAGCATAAATGTAGCAAAGCAAAGCCCTGTATACTTTATAAAAACCAGCAAAAAGACATTCCAGTCTGAGTGAGCAGCTGGGACAAAGTCAGGTACCACCTGAATAGAGGGTGTGTGGCAAGGGCAGGCACAAGACAGGAAATCAGACTGGAAGAGTAGGTTGTTCTTGGTCGTGCGTGCCAAGGCAGGCGGCATTCTCTAAGGAGCAGTGGTAAGCCATCGAGGCATTTGTTACTAGGGGTATGGCAAGATGAGATTGTATCTTCAGGAGATGACTGAGACTATGATGATGAATACTTTGAGAGGGAGTGGAATTAAGCCAGAGAAACCAGCTAGTTCACTGCCGCAACCATCCAGCCAGGATGCTGGagacttctattcaacattaggCAAATATTTGCTGATTACATGCTGTGTGTTAGGTACTGTTCTAGGTCCCAGGGGGTACATCAGCGAACAAGATGAGTGTCTCTGCCCttgtggagtttacattctagcaaGGGTGACAGAATGATAAACAGTTTATgtacatgaaatatatatatacttttttgagataaggtcttgctctgtcacccaggctggagtgccgtggtatgATGAtcgctcattgcagcctctaactcttggactcaagtgatccttctgcttcattCAGCCTGTAGTGTAGCTAGGagtataggtgcatgccaccatgtccagataatttttagtttttttgtagagatggggtctcgctaccttgccaaggctggtcttgaactcccagcctcagcaatcttcctgcctctgcatcccaaagtgctgagattacagacatgagccaccatgtccggccctaAAATATATAGCATGTTAGATGGCGATgaatatgaaggagaaaaaataggGAAAGGGGTATAAAGATTTTTGACAGTGGGGAGGGGGACAGATTATAAATTTAGAAAGTATAGTCAGAGAAGGAAGCCTTATCAATGTGATATTTGAGTGAGGACCCAAAGGAGGTAGCTGGAATGTGGATGCCAGTGGAGGAGAGGAGACGGTGGGTTTGAGAGACACAGGAGACAGAATCAACAGGACTTAGAGCCAACCAGTAGGATGATGggagtgaaggagaaagaaagctgAGTCAAAAAGAGATTTTGATTAGAGGTGACACAGGGCCACTGTAGACCCCTGCACAGGTGCATACCACACAGCCCGCGGAAGTGCACATGGTGGCCCTGGGTGTCTGGACATGGTGATGCTGTTCAGCAGGACCCAAACCACAGCCCAgcccttccttttcctccattGGTGTCATCTGTTAGTTTGTCTCCCTGGGTAAGAAGGTTGTAAATTTCCCAAGATAATTGTGTGATCCCTGATAGCCCCAGATTAGCCAAgccaagtgctcagtaaatatcacTGTTGAAGGGGGCTTCCCAGAGCCACACCCCACCCAGAATAGCCCGTGGCCATGGGGCCTCAGCCTTACTCATTCTGGAGTTCCCAACACCACTCCATGGTGCCTTTCTGGTAGATGCTGGGAGGCTGGCCCTCCAAGGTGGGAAGGCAGAGAGGGTTCACTGTGCAGACACAGCCCCACGGACGATTTGGATTATGGGTTGTGTAGCAGCCCCTGGCCCTGTGCACGGTCGGGGCCCATGCTGGTGTGTGTGCGTGAtgctttctgctttcattttcccTCCTCATCCTTCTATTACTGGTTGTCCAGGGTCCTTTGGTCACCAATGAGCATTTCCCAGTGACAGCCTGGCCTTTCCAGGGAGGGCATCTCTTGGGCTGGGACTGGGTGCTGCTGACTTCAGCCCCTCCATCCCccatcttcctctttctctcagaGCTCAGCGTGCCTCTTGCTGTACCCTACCTGGACAAGCCCCCAACTCCGCTCCACTTCTACCGGGACTGGGTCTGCCCCAGCAGGCCGTGCATCATCCGCAACGCTCTGCAGCACTGGCCGGCCCTCCAAAAGTGGTCCCTCCCCTATTTCAGGTGGGAGCTGCCCTGGGGTTGGGTGTGAGCAGTGATTACTGGCATCTAGGCATGGGCTGAGCGTCCATTCCTCTAGAGCCACAGTGGGGTCCACGGAGGTGAGCGTGGCCGTGACCCCAGACGGTTACGCGGATGCCGTGAGAGGGGACCGCTTCGTGATGCCAGCTGAACGCCGCGTGCCCCTGAGCTTCGTGCTGGATGTGCTGGAGGGCCGGGCCCAGCACCCCGGGGTCCTCTACGTGCAGAAGCAGTGCTCCAACCTGCCCACCGAGCTGCCCCAGCTGCTGCCTGACCTGGAATCCCATGTGCCCTGGGCCTCAGAAGCCCTGGGTGAGTGGAGGTGGGGTGGTCCTGGCCCGGGGCAGGGAAGATACAGGAAGGAGGGGGTCAGCCTGCTTGCCCTTAGGTGATGACCTGACCTACAGGCTTGGTCCTGTCAGCATCTGGTGCAGCTCACTAAATACATTCCCAGGCCTTGACTTAATCATAGACAAACTACCGAAGATTGTTGTCCTTCCTTCTGCCCCAGGGGAGGGCGGGCCTCTTCCCCAAGCTTTCCCaacctctccctcttctccctgaCCCCTTTCTTGGGATTCTTCTGTGCTCACCCAGGTTTTGGCTCCGGCATCACTGGATGGCAGCTATCCCCAGCCTGGCCTTCCTAACTTGCTCTCTGCCATCTGCCCTGCAGGAAAGATGCCCGATGCTGTGAACTTCTGGCTAGGGGAGGCGGCTGCGGTGACTTCTTGTAGGTGTCGGGAATACAAAGGTGGGGAAGGAGcaggtgggggcagagggagggaagacCCTGGTTGGAGGTTGGACTGACTGTTCTCTAAGATTTCTTTTGGCTTCTAGGACTCGGGCACCACAGAGGGCTTCCCTTGACagctgaggtgggggaagggaCCCGTGGCATTGGGGGTGGGTGCATTGTTTCTTCTAGACCCAAAGAAAGCTCCCTAAAGGCCAGCTGGGTCAGGGGGTAGGTGTAGGAGAACTTCCCCTCTTGGTGGAGAGGAGTCCAGGGCCTGGCGAGCATTAAGACCCTGGTAGGTGGAGTTCCAGAATGCCCATCAGAGCCCCTGGCATCTCCAGCCCACTGACTCTGTGTGCTTCTCTTTTGTCATAGGCCGTCTTGGGGTGCAGGGCTCTCAGCATGATGGTTTGCCGCCTCTTGTGCCCCTGCCCTCCATACCCTGCCCCCGGGCCTTCTTTATGTTGGCAGTGCACAAGGACCCCTATGAGAACCTCTACTGCGTGGTCTCAGGAGAGAAGCATTTCCTGTTACATCCGCCCAGCGACCGGCCCTTCATCCCCTATGGTAGGGGATGTGGCCTGCAGGGGCTGGGGAACAGCTGGCCCAAGGGGGAGGGAGGCAGCAAGAGCCTGGGAGGCCAGTTCCCAGGCCTGAGGTGTGGCTGTGGCATCCCCACTGCACCAGGGCCCCTGATCCCCTTGCCCCTGCCCAGGGCtggctggggtggaggagggtCTGGCAAGTTCCAGGCCGTTTGCAGTTCCCCCACACCCTTCTCCCTTGGGCTCCAGAGCTGTACACGCCGGCAACCTACCAGCTAACCGAAGAGGGCACCTTTAAGGTGGTGGATGAAGAGGCCATGGAGAAGGTGTTTGTCCTGTTCTTGGGCTCTAGGGAGGGAGAAGGGCAGAAGCCTGGCCCTGAAGAGCAGGCACAAAAGATCTGGGGAGGTGGCACCTTGCTCTGAAAAATCCCTAAGTCTGAGGCCTTTCATTGCTGAGCTGAGCAGGGTCTGTGGTGTTGACCTTTGGAAGGGACACAGCCTGAAGTCCTGGGGGGTCTGGGGGGCTGCTCCCTGGCATCTGATGTGTTCCCAGGTGCCCTGGATCCCACTGGACCCCTTGGCGCCAGACCTAGCCCGCTACCCCAGTTACAGTCAGGCCCAGGCCCTTCGCTGTACAGTGCGGGCCGGTGAGATGCTCTATCTGCCGGCTCTGTGGTTCCACCACGTCCAGCAGTCCCAGGGCTGCATTGCAGGTAaggagttgcccaggctgcccgGGGACAGGCCCCGCCAAGGTCCAGCAGGGCCTCTAGGGGGAGGCTTGGGAGGCTCCAGGTCAGAAGAGCGACCTTCATACTCAGATCCCCATTCTTCCCACAGTGAATTTCTGGTATGACATGGAATACGACCTCAAGTATAGTTACTTCCAGCTGCTCGACTCCCTCACCAAGGCTTCAGGCCTTGACTGATGGAGCTCTGGTGAACATGGCCAGGCACGCCTCGGGGGAAGGGGCCAGCCCCTTCCTGGCCGGGTCAATTCTCGAGAGCCTGGAGTGTGCATGCTGGCTGCTGGCCCAGGGTCCAGCATGGCTTGAGATCAACTTTGGAGGATCTTGGAATGTGGTCATGAGGACTCAAGGTGCCAGGCATGTCTGGGTGAGGGTTCTCAGGAAGTTACCACACAGGTGAGCGGAGCAGGGATCAGGTGCAGTGGCACCTCTCCCCAGTGCTGTGATGTTGGGAGAGTCACTGCATCTCGGGCATTGGTGTCCTGTCAGTAAACAGATAATAATGGCTCTACCTCGCAGGGCTATCATGGGCTTGGAGATGATGTCTATGAGGACCAGCGTGGAGCTGGCACACAGGACATGTTGAATAAAAGGTAGCTGTGAGTcgtatgttctttttttttttttttttttgagatggagtctcgctctgtcgcccaggctggagtgcagtggtgtgatctcggctcacttcaacctccgcctccgggttcacaccattcttctgcctcaacctcccgagtagctgggactataggcgcccgccaccacgcctggctaatgttttgtatttttagtagagatggtgtttcaccgtgttagccaggatggtctcgatctcctgacctcgtgaaccaccctcctcagcctcccaaggtgctgggattataggcgtgagccacctcgcccggcctgtGAGTCGTATGTTCTGATCCTCCCTCTTGAAGTTGCCTTCTGTGCTCTAAGGAGGGCCTGAAGGTTCAGGTAAAAACTTCAGGGTGACCTTCACTGGGGGGTGAGGGCTGGATCCCAGCCTGGGCCCAAAGAGCCGTCAGCTGCCCAAGTTCTGCCGTCCATGAGagccacagcagcccctccctggGACAAGCAAGCAGACCTCAGTCTTGGAACTCTCTCGCCTAGACCTCTTCGGCCCAGGACCTTGAGAGCTATTCCTAGCTTTGCTATGGTTACGGTCCTCCCCCAGTTCAGGGGCAGCAGGTGGGACCTGGTGCCCTGGGGATAACCCCTGTTTTTCCCATAATAGGCACAGGCAGGAAGGGACAGAAGCCCCTGCCTGTTCTGGGGCTGTCCCTCTGAGGAAGGAGTTGGTCTCCACACTCTGACCCCCTACAAACCATGCCCTAGAGACAGAAGAACCCCCTGCCCCTGAGTGCCAACCCACAGGCCTCATCCCTGGCCACTCAGCACCTGGCTTTGAAGGGCTGTTTTATGTGACAGCCACTCCCCTGCCTGTCGCGAGGGGGCCCGGGTGCTCATCTCAGATTGATGGAGCCCTGCAGTCAAGACTGGGCATTCCTGTCGAACAGGTGCCAGAGTTGTGAAAGGCCTGTGACGGGGCACTCCACTGTTCCCTTGGCTGCTGTTCTGGGACTcacccctgctttccttctgcTCAGCCCCTGGCAGCAGGCTCTCTGGACTGGGATTGCAGAGCTGGGAGTTCAGGGCTGGGCGGGGCAGGCCCAGGTGGTAATGGCTGGCGAGTGCCACAGAGGTGTCAGGAGCGCTAGTACAGGCTTAGGGTGCCTCGTTTCCTGGACAGGTGGCTGGTCCAGGAGTGGGTGTGGAGCTTAGGTGGAGCAGAGGCAGCAGGTGGGAGGGACTTGGGACCAACTGGGACATTACATCCTTGGCTCTGGGTCAGAAAGCCCACAGTCCTTGATCCTGTGGCCACTGCTTCATCATTCCTGCTCCTAAGGACTCGGTCTCATGGCTCTGGTAAGGCCTGGCAGGGTGCTGGGTCCCCACGCTGACCCCTGCTCTCTACCTGGGGCCTGGTTAGTATGTTTCTTATGGGAGCGGTGGGGGCCTGGTTAGTATGTTTCTTATGGGAGCGGTGGGGGCCTGGTTAGTATGTTTCTTATGGGAGCGGTGGGGGCCTGGTTAGTATGTTTCTTATGGGAGCGGTGGGGGCCTGGTTAGTATGTTTCTTATGGGAGCGGTGGGGGCCTGGTTAGTATGTTTCTTATGGGAGCGGTGGGGGCCTGGTTAGTATGTTTCTTATGGGAGCGGTGGGGGCCTGGTTAGTATGTTTCTTATGGGAGCTGTGGTCTTCTccaggtgtggggaggggagtTTATTGACCACAAGACCAGGGCAGTGGGCAGAAGCCAGgggagaaggaggcctggggATGAGGGATCCAGCCTGAGTTTTTTCTGCCCTGGGAACGGGCTCCTGGCACAGCTCCCTGGCACCATGGATATGGGCCCTGGAGACTCACAGGTTCCCAGCTGCCGTCCTGAGGCCCTGGAAGGAAGTGGCTGCTCTGTGCTCCTCTGACTCAGTTGCCTGGAGTGTGGGGGTCCTGGGCTGACCCTGGTGGATGAGGCTCTCCAGCACTGCCCTGGACCTGGTTGCTCCCTGGACTTGACCTGTTAGGCCCCTTGTGGAGGCAGGCAGAAGGCCGAAAGGAAGCAGTTGGCACTGGCTTCCCTGGTCCCGGTGCGCCTGCCAGGCTGCATTCCCGGAACCGGGGAATGGGTTTGGAGGGAGCTAC
The window above is part of the Macaca fascicularis isolate 582-1 chromosome 7, T2T-MFA8v1.1 genome. Proteins encoded here:
- the LOC102143026 gene encoding uncharacterized protein isoform X17, which encodes MGLSKTGKGITGHRGFQLAKQHPKGPVTVCGCGEPLLHHCTSAWATEQDAVSKESQRVQQGDVLSLRPPSPKSSACLLLYPTWTSPQLRSTSTGTGSAPAGRASSATLCSTGRPSKSGPSPISVGSTEVSVAVTPDGYADAVRGDRFVMPAERRVPLSFVLDVLEGRAQHPGVLYVQKQCSNLPTELPQLLPDLESHVPWASEALGKMPDAVNFWLGEAAAVTSCRCREYKGRLGVQGSQHDGLPPLVPLPSIPCPRAFFMLAVHKDPYENLYCVVSGEKHFLLHPPSDRPFIPYELYTPATYQLTEEGTFKVVDEEAMEKAEVSRTCLLTVRVLKAHRLPSKDLVTPSDCYVTLWLPTACSHRLQTRTVKNSSSPVWNQSFHFRIHRQLKNVVELKVFDQDLVTGDDPVLSVLFDVGTLRAGEFRHKSFSLSPQGEGCLEVEFRLQSLADRGEQLVGNGVLVARELSCLHVQLEETGDQKPSERRVQLVVPGSCEGPQEAPVGTGTFRFHCPACWEQELSIHLQDAPKEQLKVPLSALPSDQVVRLVFPTSQDPLMRVELKKEAG
- the LOC102143026 gene encoding bifunctional peptidase and (3S)-lysyl hydroxylase JMJD7 isoform X19, translated to MAEAALDAVRRELREFPAAARELSVPLAVPYLDKPPTPLHFYRDWVCPSRPCIIRNALQHWPALQKWSLPYFRATVGSTEVSVAVTPDGYADAVRGDRFVMPAERRVPLSFVLDVLEGRAQHPGVLYVQKQCSNLPTELPQLLPDLESHVPWASEALGKMPDAVNFWLGEAAAVTSLHKDPYENLYCVVSGEKHFLLHPPSDRPFIPYELYTPATYQLTEEGTFKVVDEEAMEKVPWIPLDPLAPDLARYPSYSQAQALRCTVRAGEMLYLPALWFHHVQQSQGCIAVNFWYDMEYDLKYSYFQLLDSLTKASGLD